In Monodelphis domestica isolate mMonDom1 chromosome 4, mMonDom1.pri, whole genome shotgun sequence, one DNA window encodes the following:
- the LOC100021904 gene encoding peptidyl-prolyl cis-trans isomerase FKBP1A-like, translated as MGVQVETIFPGKGLTFPKHGQTTGIFEDGKKFDFSPDRKKPFKFVMGKQVVIRGWEEGVVQMSVSQTAKMTISPDYAYGSTRHLGAIPPNVTLIFDVELLKLE; from the coding sequence ATGGGAGTGCAGGTGGAGACCATATTCCCTGGAAAGGGGCTCACCTTCCCCAAGCATGGCCAGACCACTGGGATATTTGAAGATGGGAAAAAGTTTGATTTCTCTCCGGACAGAAAAAAGCCCTTCAAATTTGTGATGGGCAAGCAGGTGGTGATCCGAGGCTGGGAAGAAGGAGTTGTCCAGATGAGTGTGAGCCAGACAGCAAAAATGACTATCTCTCCAGACTATGCTTATGGATCTACTAGGCACCTAGGTGCCATTCCACCAAATGTTACTCTCATCTTTGATGTGGAACTTTTAAAATTGGAATGA